The following are encoded together in the uncultured Sphaerochaeta sp. genome:
- a CDS encoding transketolase C-terminal domain-containing protein — MRTTDSLRTTYGETLVELGKDNKDIVMLEADLGNSTMSKLFAAEYPERYFQMGIAEQNMASVSAGLSLTGKIPFMNSFAVFASGRAYDQIRSSVTIANLNVKICGSSAGLSDYGDGKTHQSIDDIALMQVLPHMTVLSPCDAVETEKMVRAMVEEKGPMYLRINRNDLPVVTDPDEEYHIGKMTQMVDGGDVVIFATGVMVQQSMEAAKILEKEGISARVVNVSTIKPLDTEALLGYCEGVKGVVTAEEHNVIGGLGSVVCQALGKSRLPIEMLGVGDRYGTSAENYEILLRHYGLEAEDVAKKVRSVLADK; from the coding sequence ATGAGAACGACCGACAGCCTGAGAACAACCTACGGCGAGACCCTGGTCGAGCTGGGAAAGGACAACAAGGATATCGTGATGCTGGAAGCCGATCTGGGCAACTCGACGATGAGCAAGTTGTTTGCCGCCGAGTATCCGGAGCGCTACTTCCAGATGGGGATCGCGGAACAGAACATGGCATCGGTATCTGCAGGGCTCTCCCTGACTGGGAAGATCCCGTTCATGAACTCCTTTGCAGTATTTGCCTCCGGTCGTGCATACGACCAGATCCGCTCCTCTGTGACAATTGCCAACCTGAATGTGAAGATCTGTGGATCCAGTGCAGGACTGTCCGACTATGGTGACGGCAAGACGCACCAGAGCATCGACGACATCGCCCTGATGCAGGTGCTGCCGCACATGACCGTGCTCAGCCCCTGTGATGCAGTGGAGACCGAGAAGATGGTCAGGGCGATGGTGGAAGAGAAGGGACCGATGTACCTGCGCATCAACCGAAACGACCTGCCGGTCGTCACTGACCCCGATGAGGAGTACCACATCGGCAAGATGACCCAGATGGTGGACGGAGGGGACGTGGTGATCTTCGCAACCGGTGTGATGGTGCAGCAGTCGATGGAGGCTGCCAAGATCCTGGAAAAGGAAGGCATCTCTGCGAGAGTGGTCAACGTGTCGACGATCAAGCCGCTGGACACCGAGGCCCTGCTCGGCTACTGCGAGGGCGTGAAGGGCGTGGTTACCGCCGAGGAGCACAATGTGATCGGGGGCCTCGGCAGCGTGGTGTGCCAGGCGCTGGGCAAGAGTCGCCTCCCCATCGAGATGCTTGGGGTTGGAGACCGCTACGGCACCAGTGCGGAGAACTACGAGATCCTGCTCAGGCACTATGGCCTGGAAGCAGAGGATGTCGCGAAGAAGGTCAGGAGCGTCCTGGCCGACAAGTAA
- a CDS encoding transketolase translates to MNYSQELVKELQLKAIQVRANILEMIPPGKVGHLGGSSSIADVMAALYFHTMKVNKDDPKDPSRDRLIMSKGHAVLVQYACLAELGYFDRSELGKVKTFEGILQGHPDMDKTPGIEAVTGSLGQGLSVSLGVALGLALDKSESRVYTILGDGELAEGQVWEAVMAASVFKASNLTAFVDWNGVQATSTTAEIFPIENLVEKWKAFGWNVIEIDGHDMVQILEALDAAKAYKEGPTAIMAHTVKGKCFPFAEGKAKYHNAAMSEEEYKIAWQCIDNMRKEVEA, encoded by the coding sequence ATGAACTATTCTCAAGAATTGGTGAAGGAACTGCAGCTGAAGGCGATCCAGGTAAGGGCAAACATCCTGGAGATGATCCCCCCGGGCAAGGTGGGGCACCTTGGCGGCAGCAGCTCGATAGCGGATGTGATGGCGGCCCTGTACTTCCACACGATGAAGGTGAACAAGGACGACCCGAAGGATCCAAGCCGTGACCGGCTGATCATGAGCAAGGGGCACGCGGTCTTGGTGCAGTATGCATGCCTTGCCGAGCTGGGGTACTTCGACCGCAGCGAGCTGGGCAAGGTGAAGACCTTCGAGGGGATCCTGCAGGGACACCCGGACATGGACAAGACCCCGGGCATCGAGGCGGTGACCGGGAGCCTGGGACAGGGACTGTCGGTATCCCTGGGTGTCGCCCTCGGCCTTGCCCTGGATAAGAGCGAGAGCCGCGTGTACACGATCCTGGGGGACGGGGAGCTTGCAGAGGGACAGGTGTGGGAGGCCGTGATGGCAGCCTCGGTGTTCAAGGCGAGCAACCTTACCGCATTCGTGGACTGGAACGGCGTGCAGGCGACGAGCACCACAGCCGAGATCTTCCCGATCGAGAACCTGGTGGAGAAGTGGAAGGCCTTCGGGTGGAACGTGATCGAGATCGACGGCCATGACATGGTCCAGATCCTTGAGGCCCTGGATGCAGCAAAGGCATACAAGGAAGGGCCGACTGCGATCATGGCACATACGGTGAAGGGCAAGTGCTTCCCGTTCGCGGAGGGCAAGGCCAAGTACCACAACGCGGCGATGAGTGAGGAAGAGTACAAGATTGCATGGCAGTGCATCGACAACATGAGGAAGGAGGTAGAGGCATGA
- a CDS encoding zinc-binding dehydrogenase: MKSLYYVGEKQMVLREVPTPVPSENEYLIQVKSNGICGSDFEGYMGKTGRRTPPMIMGHEFSGVVAQVPKGGKFQEGQKVVVFPKPYCGVCEFCRKGMVNVCPEGICMGVLDVDGSMCEYVTIEEKYLLPFDGISFNEAAFTEPLAVAYRSVFKISDAELAEADYTLIIGAGTIGLMALALLKYRGAKHVIVSDATDFRLGIAKELGADYLVNPRTQDFLAEIATITSGKMIDFSIEAVGIAPTAKNSLECLKIGGTAVWIGNAQKIIEVNMQDIVTRELKIKGNYVYDLNGFADSLKLLSERKINIKPLITHSYKLEDGVQAFKDLENNREGKMLKVMLES; this comes from the coding sequence ATGAAATCTTTATATTACGTAGGAGAGAAACAGATGGTGCTTAGGGAAGTTCCTACACCTGTTCCCTCCGAGAATGAGTACTTGATACAGGTTAAGTCCAACGGAATCTGTGGTTCTGACTTTGAAGGATATATGGGAAAGACCGGCCGTAGAACTCCTCCCATGATTATGGGGCATGAGTTCAGCGGTGTGGTTGCCCAGGTTCCGAAGGGTGGCAAATTTCAGGAAGGGCAGAAAGTGGTTGTCTTCCCGAAGCCCTACTGCGGTGTTTGTGAATTCTGTAGGAAGGGTATGGTGAATGTATGCCCGGAAGGTATCTGCATGGGAGTGCTCGATGTCGATGGTTCCATGTGTGAATATGTAACCATCGAGGAGAAATACCTCCTTCCATTTGATGGTATCAGCTTCAACGAAGCTGCCTTCACAGAACCTTTGGCAGTTGCATATCGCTCGGTCTTCAAGATCAGCGATGCTGAACTTGCAGAGGCTGACTACACCTTGATTATCGGGGCGGGTACCATTGGCCTGATGGCTCTTGCATTGCTGAAATATCGTGGGGCAAAGCATGTCATCGTCAGTGATGCTACTGATTTCCGCCTTGGCATTGCTAAGGAACTGGGAGCCGATTACTTGGTGAATCCCCGAACCCAGGACTTCCTTGCAGAGATTGCAACCATTACCTCAGGCAAGATGATTGATTTTTCCATCGAGGCGGTAGGGATTGCACCGACGGCAAAGAACTCACTCGAGTGCTTGAAGATTGGTGGAACTGCGGTCTGGATTGGAAATGCCCAGAAAATAATTGAAGTCAATATGCAGGATATTGTTACCCGAGAACTGAAGATCAAGGGCAACTATGTATATGACCTCAATGGTTTTGCAGACAGCCTCAAACTTTTAAGTGAAAGAAAGATCAATATAAAGCCGCTCATCACCCATAGCTATAAGCTGGAAGATGGTGTGCAGGCTTTCAAGGATTTGGAAAACAACCGGGAAGGCAAGATGCTGAAGGTTATGTTGGAAAGTTAG
- a CDS encoding TRAP transporter large permease produces the protein MGIIAVVFILALAIGIPIAFVLGVSSLYYFLFLGNIPLSMIGQKMYSGIDNYILLAIPFFILAGELMNRSKITDALISFSNILVGRIPGALAQVNIVASVFFAGITGSGVADTAALGSILIPAMEKEGYTAEYATAVTVASSVIGPIIPPSVVMVIYSMATGESVGALFAAGYLPGILVAFSLMVLSYYYAKKHNHPRRTNKIPMKEVIYTMKESIIGLMCPAILVIGIFSGYFTPTEAAVIACLYAIIAGLFLLKTMSLKEVFDSFLSAAVTSSVTLLVIALANLFGQVLAIERIPSLIANFMLNLTSNKIVFLLMVNVFLLFMGMIMDPGASVLILAPIFLPIALTYGIQPLHFAIVMLVNLNFGLITPPVGTCLYAAAPIAKLSIEKISKAVLPFIGVELIALMFLTYIPELTLIVPRLLGYIY, from the coding sequence ATGGGTATTATCGCAGTTGTTTTTATACTTGCATTGGCTATAGGCATCCCCATTGCATTTGTGTTGGGCGTATCCAGCCTGTATTACTTTTTGTTTCTTGGAAACATTCCTCTGAGCATGATCGGCCAGAAGATGTATAGCGGCATTGATAACTATATCTTGCTTGCCATCCCGTTCTTTATTCTCGCAGGAGAGTTGATGAACCGGTCCAAGATTACCGATGCGCTGATCAGCTTTTCCAATATTCTGGTTGGACGGATTCCTGGTGCACTCGCACAGGTCAATATTGTGGCAAGCGTATTCTTTGCCGGTATTACCGGTAGTGGTGTTGCAGATACTGCAGCTCTTGGTTCTATCCTGATTCCTGCCATGGAAAAAGAGGGATATACCGCTGAGTATGCGACTGCAGTTACCGTTGCCTCTTCGGTTATTGGTCCGATCATTCCCCCCAGTGTGGTAATGGTCATTTACTCCATGGCTACCGGTGAGTCGGTTGGAGCATTGTTTGCAGCTGGGTATCTACCTGGCATCCTTGTTGCATTCTCGCTGATGGTTCTCTCTTATTACTATGCAAAGAAGCATAACCATCCCCGAAGAACCAATAAGATCCCGATGAAGGAAGTAATCTATACAATGAAAGAGTCCATTATTGGACTGATGTGCCCAGCAATCCTGGTCATCGGTATCTTTAGTGGATACTTTACCCCAACCGAAGCTGCTGTTATTGCTTGTCTGTATGCAATTATAGCGGGACTCTTCCTGCTCAAGACGATGAGTCTGAAGGAAGTCTTTGACAGCTTCCTCAGCGCAGCGGTTACCTCTTCAGTAACGTTGCTTGTTATTGCATTGGCAAACCTCTTTGGTCAGGTTCTTGCAATCGAAAGAATCCCCAGCTTGATTGCAAACTTCATGCTGAATCTTACCTCCAATAAGATTGTATTCCTGTTGATGGTTAACGTATTCCTGTTGTTCATGGGCATGATCATGGATCCGGGTGCCAGTGTTTTGATCTTGGCCCCGATTTTCCTCCCAATAGCACTAACCTATGGAATTCAACCATTGCACTTTGCAATCGTGATGTTGGTCAACCTCAATTTCGGCCTTATTACGCCTCCGGTAGGTACATGTCTCTATGCAGCGGCACCGATAGCCAAGCTAAGTATCGAGAAGATTTCCAAGGCAGTACTGCCGTTCATTGGAGTTGAGTTGATTGCACTGATGTTCCTGACATACATTCCGGAGCTGACGCTGATCGTTCCACGTCTGCTTGGGTATATTTATTAA
- a CDS encoding TRAP transporter small permease subunit, with amino-acid sequence MTIVSHETVVNYVRFKVVKVLDRISWVLGKIATYIATAILIGVFFIITLGVIARFTSLRFSWTEELARWGLVSLTYIGASAALRNKQHSGVNIIVTILPAKIAKIVAVVAYLVLMFSVVYFFMNSYEAAVKAVRIRGDILPFSMKYVKMMIPASFFMMFFHLAWGLGDLLTSKGIAGKTIGS; translated from the coding sequence GGTCGTCAACTATGTGAGGTTCAAAGTGGTTAAAGTACTGGATAGGATCAGTTGGGTCCTTGGAAAAATTGCAACCTATATAGCGACTGCTATCCTGATTGGTGTATTTTTCATTATCACCCTTGGGGTTATTGCTAGGTTCACTAGTTTGCGTTTTTCCTGGACAGAAGAGTTGGCAAGATGGGGTTTGGTAAGCCTTACCTACATCGGGGCAAGTGCCGCATTGAGAAACAAGCAGCATTCAGGTGTCAATATCATTGTCACCATACTTCCAGCGAAGATTGCAAAGATTGTAGCTGTCGTAGCCTATCTCGTGCTGATGTTCTCTGTTGTCTATTTCTTTATGAACAGTTATGAGGCTGCCGTGAAAGCAGTCCGTATTCGTGGTGACATTCTTCCTTTCTCCATGAAGTATGTGAAAATGATGATCCCTGCCTCTTTCTTTATGATGTTTTTTCATCTGGCTTGGGGATTAGGTGACTTACTTACCAGCAAAGGCATTGCTGGAAAGACAATCGGAAGTTAG